The following proteins are encoded in a genomic region of Parus major isolate Abel chromosome 20, Parus_major1.1, whole genome shotgun sequence:
- the SLC35C2 gene encoding solute carrier family 35 member C2 isoform X3, which translates to MKSFPFPLLVTLLHLLLIFALAALGRALAQCRSGRPRAALSWADCLRRAAPAALSTSLDIGLSNWSFLYVTVSLYTMTKSSAILFILLFSLLFKLEEMRVTLLLVVLLIAGGLFMFTYKSTQFNAQGFVLVLCASFLGGIRWTLTQILMQKAELGLQNPIDIMFHLQPLMFLGLFPLFAVFEGLPLSISEKLFRFHEAGMLFSLEICILFLATHLLGDRLSLLNWLGFAVCLSGISLHVVLKARNSKGDKALEPQKEASSDPDLELLLHHPEHGEEEEEVVETPQQN; encoded by the exons ATGAAG AGTTTCCCGTTCCCGCTGTTGGTCACGCTGCTGCACCTGCTGCTCATCTTCGCTCTGGCGGCGCTCGGCCGTGCCCTGGCGCAGTGCCGCTCCGGGCGGCCGCGGGCAGCGCTGTCCTGGGCCGACTGCCTCCGCCGGGCCGCCCCCGCAG CTTTGTCAACTTCCTTGGATATTGGGCTGAGTAACTGGAGCTTCCTGTACGTCACTGTCTCCCT CTACACAATGACCAAATCCTCTGCCATTCTCTTCATCCTGCTTTTTTCACTGCTCTTCAAGCTGGAAGAAATG AGGGTGACGTTGCTGCTGGTGGTTCTGCTCATCGCTGGGGGACTCTTCATGTTCACCTACAAGTCCACACAGTTCAACGCCCAGGGGTTCGTGCTGGTGCTCTGTGCCTCTTTCCTGGGGGGCATTCGCTGGACTCTCACACAGATACTGATGCAGAAGGCTGAGCTGG GGCTCCAGAATCCCATTGATATCATGTTTCACCTGCAGCCGCTCATGTTCCTGGGGCTCTTCCCACTCTTTGCGGTGTTTGAGG GCCTGCCTTTGTCCATATCAGAGAAGCTCTTCCGTTTCCATGAAGCAGGAATGCTGTTCTCTCTG gaaatctgtattttattcctCGCCACACATTTACTGGGAGACCGCCTCAGTCTCTTGAACTGGCTGGGCTTTGCTGTCTGCCTGTCAGGAATCTCTCTTCACGTTGTTCTCAAAGCCAGGAATTCCAAAG GTGACAAAGCACTGGAGCCACAAAAAGAGGCCAGCTCTGACCctgacctggagctgctgctgcaccaccCTGAACatggtgaggaagaggaagaggtgGTTGAAACCCCACAACAGAACTGA
- the SLC35C2 gene encoding solute carrier family 35 member C2 isoform X1 translates to MKSFPFPLLVTLLHLLLIFALAALGRALAQCRSGRPRAALSWADCLRRAAPAALSTSLDIGLSNWSFLYVTVSLYTMTKSSAILFILLFSLLFKLEEMRVTLLLVVLLIAGGLFMFTYKSTQFNAQGFVLVLCASFLGGIRWTLTQILMQKAELGLQNPIDIMFHLQPLMFLGLFPLFAVFEGLPLSISEKLFRFHEAGMLFSLVGKLFLGGILAFGLGFSEFLLVSRTSSLTLSIAGIFKEICILFLATHLLGDRLSLLNWLGFAVCLSGISLHVVLKARNSKGDKALEPQKEASSDPDLELLLHHPEHGEEEEEVVETPQQN, encoded by the exons ATGAAG AGTTTCCCGTTCCCGCTGTTGGTCACGCTGCTGCACCTGCTGCTCATCTTCGCTCTGGCGGCGCTCGGCCGTGCCCTGGCGCAGTGCCGCTCCGGGCGGCCGCGGGCAGCGCTGTCCTGGGCCGACTGCCTCCGCCGGGCCGCCCCCGCAG CTTTGTCAACTTCCTTGGATATTGGGCTGAGTAACTGGAGCTTCCTGTACGTCACTGTCTCCCT CTACACAATGACCAAATCCTCTGCCATTCTCTTCATCCTGCTTTTTTCACTGCTCTTCAAGCTGGAAGAAATG AGGGTGACGTTGCTGCTGGTGGTTCTGCTCATCGCTGGGGGACTCTTCATGTTCACCTACAAGTCCACACAGTTCAACGCCCAGGGGTTCGTGCTGGTGCTCTGTGCCTCTTTCCTGGGGGGCATTCGCTGGACTCTCACACAGATACTGATGCAGAAGGCTGAGCTGG GGCTCCAGAATCCCATTGATATCATGTTTCACCTGCAGCCGCTCATGTTCCTGGGGCTCTTCCCACTCTTTGCGGTGTTTGAGG GCCTGCCTTTGTCCATATCAGAGAAGCTCTTCCGTTTCCATGAAGCAGGAATGCTGTTCTCTCTGGTAGGGAAGCTGTTCTTGGGTGGAATTCTTGCCTTTGGTCTAGGCTTTTCTGAGTTCCTCTTGGTTTCCAGAACATCTAGCCTCACCCTTTCCATTGCTGGCATTTTTAAG gaaatctgtattttattcctCGCCACACATTTACTGGGAGACCGCCTCAGTCTCTTGAACTGGCTGGGCTTTGCTGTCTGCCTGTCAGGAATCTCTCTTCACGTTGTTCTCAAAGCCAGGAATTCCAAAG GTGACAAAGCACTGGAGCCACAAAAAGAGGCCAGCTCTGACCctgacctggagctgctgctgcaccaccCTGAACatggtgaggaagaggaagaggtgGTTGAAACCCCACAACAGAACTGA
- the SLC35C2 gene encoding solute carrier family 35 member C2 isoform X2, producing MKSFPFPLLVTLLHLLLIFALAALGRALAQCRSGRPRAALSWADCLRRAAPAALSTSLDIGLSNWSFLYVTVSLYTMTKSSAILFILLFSLLFKLEEMRVTLLLVVLLIAGGLFMFTYKSTQFNAQGFVLVLCASFLGGIRWTLTQILMQKAELGLPLSISEKLFRFHEAGMLFSLVGKLFLGGILAFGLGFSEFLLVSRTSSLTLSIAGIFKEICILFLATHLLGDRLSLLNWLGFAVCLSGISLHVVLKARNSKGDKALEPQKEASSDPDLELLLHHPEHGEEEEEVVETPQQN from the exons ATGAAG AGTTTCCCGTTCCCGCTGTTGGTCACGCTGCTGCACCTGCTGCTCATCTTCGCTCTGGCGGCGCTCGGCCGTGCCCTGGCGCAGTGCCGCTCCGGGCGGCCGCGGGCAGCGCTGTCCTGGGCCGACTGCCTCCGCCGGGCCGCCCCCGCAG CTTTGTCAACTTCCTTGGATATTGGGCTGAGTAACTGGAGCTTCCTGTACGTCACTGTCTCCCT CTACACAATGACCAAATCCTCTGCCATTCTCTTCATCCTGCTTTTTTCACTGCTCTTCAAGCTGGAAGAAATG AGGGTGACGTTGCTGCTGGTGGTTCTGCTCATCGCTGGGGGACTCTTCATGTTCACCTACAAGTCCACACAGTTCAACGCCCAGGGGTTCGTGCTGGTGCTCTGTGCCTCTTTCCTGGGGGGCATTCGCTGGACTCTCACACAGATACTGATGCAGAAGGCTGAGCTGG GCCTGCCTTTGTCCATATCAGAGAAGCTCTTCCGTTTCCATGAAGCAGGAATGCTGTTCTCTCTGGTAGGGAAGCTGTTCTTGGGTGGAATTCTTGCCTTTGGTCTAGGCTTTTCTGAGTTCCTCTTGGTTTCCAGAACATCTAGCCTCACCCTTTCCATTGCTGGCATTTTTAAG gaaatctgtattttattcctCGCCACACATTTACTGGGAGACCGCCTCAGTCTCTTGAACTGGCTGGGCTTTGCTGTCTGCCTGTCAGGAATCTCTCTTCACGTTGTTCTCAAAGCCAGGAATTCCAAAG GTGACAAAGCACTGGAGCCACAAAAAGAGGCCAGCTCTGACCctgacctggagctgctgctgcaccaccCTGAACatggtgaggaagaggaagaggtgGTTGAAACCCCACAACAGAACTGA
- the SLC35C2 gene encoding solute carrier family 35 member C2 isoform X4, which translates to MTKSSAILFILLFSLLFKLEEMRVTLLLVVLLIAGGLFMFTYKSTQFNAQGFVLVLCASFLGGIRWTLTQILMQKAELGLQNPIDIMFHLQPLMFLGLFPLFAVFEGLPLSISEKLFRFHEAGMLFSLVGKLFLGGILAFGLGFSEFLLVSRTSSLTLSIAGIFKEICILFLATHLLGDRLSLLNWLGFAVCLSGISLHVVLKARNSKGDKALEPQKEASSDPDLELLLHHPEHGEEEEEVVETPQQN; encoded by the exons ATGACCAAATCCTCTGCCATTCTCTTCATCCTGCTTTTTTCACTGCTCTTCAAGCTGGAAGAAATG AGGGTGACGTTGCTGCTGGTGGTTCTGCTCATCGCTGGGGGACTCTTCATGTTCACCTACAAGTCCACACAGTTCAACGCCCAGGGGTTCGTGCTGGTGCTCTGTGCCTCTTTCCTGGGGGGCATTCGCTGGACTCTCACACAGATACTGATGCAGAAGGCTGAGCTGG GGCTCCAGAATCCCATTGATATCATGTTTCACCTGCAGCCGCTCATGTTCCTGGGGCTCTTCCCACTCTTTGCGGTGTTTGAGG GCCTGCCTTTGTCCATATCAGAGAAGCTCTTCCGTTTCCATGAAGCAGGAATGCTGTTCTCTCTGGTAGGGAAGCTGTTCTTGGGTGGAATTCTTGCCTTTGGTCTAGGCTTTTCTGAGTTCCTCTTGGTTTCCAGAACATCTAGCCTCACCCTTTCCATTGCTGGCATTTTTAAG gaaatctgtattttattcctCGCCACACATTTACTGGGAGACCGCCTCAGTCTCTTGAACTGGCTGGGCTTTGCTGTCTGCCTGTCAGGAATCTCTCTTCACGTTGTTCTCAAAGCCAGGAATTCCAAAG GTGACAAAGCACTGGAGCCACAAAAAGAGGCCAGCTCTGACCctgacctggagctgctgctgcaccaccCTGAACatggtgaggaagaggaagaggtgGTTGAAACCCCACAACAGAACTGA